From a single Sediminibacterium sp. KACHI17 genomic region:
- a CDS encoding TonB-dependent receptor family protein encodes MTKILTAITCLFFAFNVQAQTSATLKGKLVDSVGKQSLKDASISILDAKDSTLDVFGLTKADGSFLISNITFGEMIVDIKFQGYEPISKKIVFSKTNSMVDLGNIYMTIAATDLGNVTVTQSAVRMKNDTVEFSASAFKTKPNAVAEDLLKKVPGIQVDKNGNITAQGEQVQRILVDGKRFFGDDPRMATRNLPPDVIDKIQVFDQASDQSAFTGFDDGNRVKTINITTRKDRRKGYFGRGTLGFGANADEGLYDNSFSLSRFNGDRQITFTGQANNVNKQNFSVQDMLGSLGGGNFTGGGGGGGRGGVQAFTGSGGGGGLVNTWAGGINYRDTWSPKTQFSGSYFYNDQKTYRDQKSLVQNLIPGAPDSSIFNDQNNSSKTYNTNHRINFNIEHQFDSSNSLIIRPNISFQDTWSQTLQQTSSTRGKFTSLNSSDARSIRKNDGYNGSVEATFRHRFPKRGRTYSIGINAGGSANDGTGSNYSLNQFNPPGRPAYIDTIDQIYSTNRDTRNFSGTLSYTEPIAKNQQLEFNYNYSYNKNNSGRETMDYDASSGKYEIPVTNLTNTFENTFSSNRFTMNYRLQNAKYNFSIGSGVQVGELMSNNITKNTSIKQNFVNLFPSANFRYEFSKTKSLRLFYNGRTSQPTAEQLQPVADNSNPLNIRTGNPNLKQQFTHSFRFLYNSFDVFTQKLVFATINASFIQNDIQNSTVFQPNGAQLTMPVNLSGTYRINGFFNYSFPLKKPKSTLNLRATIVRDQSQTLINNASNYTRNTTLGGEVGWTTNLKEGFDMNFSSNSSFNMARYTLQPQQNGDFFTQTVSTEATAYSKSGWVFSLDFDYIYNGGRAQGFNTSIPLLNASISKQMLKNKAGELKFYMFDLLNQNVSIARNITGNTIQDVSTRVLTRYFMVSFTYNLRRFGGNQQQQQRGPMNMMMPGGNRQMQMMRGGGGF; translated from the coding sequence ATGACCAAAATTTTAACTGCCATCACCTGTTTGTTTTTTGCATTCAATGTGCAGGCTCAAACCAGTGCTACCCTTAAGGGGAAACTAGTGGATTCGGTAGGAAAACAATCACTGAAAGACGCATCCATCTCTATTTTAGACGCTAAAGATTCAACTCTAGATGTTTTTGGACTTACCAAAGCTGATGGTAGTTTCTTAATCAGCAATATCACTTTTGGTGAAATGATCGTGGATATCAAATTCCAGGGTTATGAACCCATTTCTAAAAAGATCGTTTTCTCTAAGACCAATAGCATGGTCGATCTTGGAAATATCTATATGACCATTGCAGCTACAGATCTGGGTAATGTTACAGTAACTCAATCTGCTGTAAGGATGAAAAATGATACAGTTGAGTTCAGTGCTTCTGCATTTAAGACCAAACCGAATGCGGTTGCAGAAGATTTATTGAAAAAAGTACCGGGTATTCAAGTCGATAAAAATGGTAACATCACTGCACAAGGTGAGCAGGTACAGCGAATATTAGTAGACGGAAAAAGATTCTTTGGTGATGACCCAAGAATGGCAACGCGAAATCTGCCTCCGGATGTGATCGATAAGATTCAGGTATTTGATCAGGCAAGTGACCAAAGTGCATTTACCGGATTTGATGATGGTAACAGAGTGAAGACGATCAATATCACGACACGCAAAGACAGACGTAAAGGATATTTCGGCCGAGGTACTTTAGGTTTTGGTGCAAATGCTGATGAAGGATTGTATGATAATAGTTTTAGTCTCAGTCGTTTTAATGGGGATAGACAAATCACATTTACCGGGCAAGCCAACAATGTCAATAAACAAAACTTCTCAGTACAGGATATGTTGGGCTCATTAGGCGGAGGTAATTTCACCGGTGGCGGTGGTGGCGGCGGACGCGGGGGTGTTCAGGCTTTCACCGGTAGCGGCGGTGGTGGTGGATTGGTGAATACATGGGCAGGGGGTATTAACTACCGAGATACCTGGAGCCCAAAGACACAATTCTCAGGCAGTTATTTTTATAATGATCAAAAAACTTACCGTGATCAGAAAAGTTTGGTTCAGAATCTAATCCCTGGTGCACCTGACTCTTCGATATTCAATGATCAGAACAATTCTTCTAAAACCTATAATACAAATCATAGGATCAACTTCAATATCGAACATCAATTCGATTCTTCTAATTCTCTTATCATTAGACCCAATATCAGTTTCCAGGATACATGGTCTCAGACATTGCAACAAACCTCTTCAACAAGAGGTAAGTTCACTTCCCTGAACAGTTCTGATGCAAGATCTATTCGTAAAAATGATGGATACAATGGTAGTGTGGAAGCTACTTTCCGACATCGTTTCCCTAAAAGAGGCCGTACTTATTCAATCGGTATCAATGCCGGTGGTAGTGCCAATGATGGAACAGGATCTAACTATTCACTGAATCAATTCAATCCTCCAGGCAGACCGGCATATATTGATACGATTGACCAGATATACAGTACGAACAGAGATACCAGAAATTTCAGTGGTACGCTTTCTTATACTGAACCGATTGCCAAGAATCAACAGTTGGAGTTCAATTACAATTACTCCTACAATAAAAATAATTCCGGTCGAGAAACGATGGACTATGATGCAAGTAGTGGTAAATACGAGATACCGGTGACTAATTTGACCAATACTTTTGAAAATACATTCAGCTCAAACAGATTCACCATGAATTATCGTTTGCAGAATGCGAAATACAATTTTAGTATCGGATCAGGCGTACAGGTAGGTGAGTTGATGAGTAATAATATAACCAAGAACACATCCATCAAACAGAATTTTGTAAACCTTTTTCCTTCTGCGAACTTCAGATATGAATTTTCGAAGACAAAGAGCTTACGCTTATTCTATAACGGACGTACGTCACAGCCTACAGCAGAGCAATTACAACCTGTAGCAGATAATAGTAACCCGCTGAATATCAGAACAGGTAATCCGAATTTGAAACAGCAGTTCACGCACAGTTTTAGATTCTTGTACAACTCATTTGATGTGTTCACACAGAAATTGGTTTTTGCTACGATCAACGCCAGCTTCATTCAAAATGATATTCAAAATTCAACGGTATTCCAGCCTAATGGAGCACAGCTGACCATGCCTGTGAACTTAAGTGGCACATACAGGATCAATGGTTTCTTCAATTATAGTTTTCCTTTAAAGAAACCAAAGAGTACCCTTAACTTAAGAGCTACTATAGTGAGAGATCAATCACAAACATTGATCAATAACGCAAGCAACTATACGCGTAATACAACTTTGGGCGGTGAAGTAGGTTGGACCACCAATCTGAAAGAAGGATTTGATATGAACTTCTCTTCCAATTCTTCATTCAATATGGCGCGATACACTTTGCAGCCTCAGCAGAATGGTGATTTCTTTACACAAACAGTTTCAACAGAAGCAACAGCCTACTCAAAAAGTGGTTGGGTGTTCTCACTTGATTTTGATTATATCTACAATGGCGGTAGAGCGCAAGGATTCAATACCAGTATTCCTTTGCTCAATGCAAGCATCTCTAAACAAATGCTGAAGAATAAAGCAGGGGAGTTGAAATTCTATATGTTTGATCTATTGAATCAGAATGTTAGTATTGCCAGAAATATTACGGGTAATACCATTCAAGATGTTTCAACAAGAGTGTTGACTCGTTATTTTATGGTTAGCTTCACCTACAACCTGCGTCGTTTTGGTGGTAATCAGCAACAACAACAAAGAGGTCCGATGAATATGATGATGCCGGGTGGTAACAGACAAATGCAGATGATGAGAGGTGGTGGTGGATTTTAA
- a CDS encoding DUF2116 family Zn-ribbon domain-containing protein: protein MSVNTKHCLTCGHSLRGRTDKKFCDDNCRSVFNNKRYIHEKGFVKKVNHLLLKNRRILASYVAGSKETEMVAKELLYHQGFHFNYFTHTAISKEGTTYYCCYDHAYHLVSEQQLEICKLSKVKDTAIAFPDSGS from the coding sequence ATGTCTGTCAATACAAAACATTGTCTGACCTGCGGCCATTCCTTACGCGGAAGAACAGACAAGAAATTTTGTGATGATAACTGTAGAAGTGTATTCAATAATAAGCGATACATCCATGAAAAGGGGTTTGTAAAAAAAGTGAACCACTTATTATTGAAAAACAGACGTATTCTTGCTTCTTATGTAGCAGGTAGCAAGGAGACAGAGATGGTGGCAAAAGAGTTATTGTATCACCAAGGATTTCATTTCAATTATTTCACCCATACCGCTATCAGCAAAGAAGGAACTACCTATTATTGCTGTTATGATCATGCATATCATTTAGTATCAGAGCAGCAATTAGAGATCTGTAAGCTCTCGAAGGTGAAGGATACTGCTATTGCTTTTCCTGATAGCGGATCCTGA
- a CDS encoding 2-phosphosulfolactate phosphatase: protein MKPTLYTILSPRLLDIYDVSDSIVVIIDVFRATSTIATALYNGAKRVIPVDAVDKCIAIGKETGGITAGERDGKVIPGLAHGNSPAEYPRSFIEGQTLVLTTTNGTKLLHMALNSGAAEVITGSFPNISAVCDYLIAQKKNVILGCSAWKDRFNLEDAIFAGAVIHRVQEHFTIHCDSSLMASDMYGLHQHDMQQFIRRTTHWHRLASYGLEKDLEYCVTPDVANVLPIYRNGDLVCG from the coding sequence ATGAAGCCGACCTTATACACGATTCTTTCTCCAAGATTATTGGATATATATGATGTGTCAGATAGCATTGTAGTGATCATTGATGTTTTTCGGGCTACTTCAACCATAGCAACTGCTTTGTACAATGGTGCAAAAAGAGTGATACCTGTTGATGCAGTAGATAAATGTATTGCTATTGGAAAAGAAACCGGAGGCATCACAGCCGGTGAAAGAGATGGTAAAGTAATTCCCGGTCTCGCACATGGTAATTCTCCAGCTGAATATCCTCGTTCGTTCATTGAAGGTCAAACATTGGTCCTTACAACGACGAATGGAACCAAATTGCTTCACATGGCATTGAATAGTGGAGCCGCTGAAGTGATCACTGGCTCTTTCCCCAATATCTCAGCTGTTTGTGATTACCTCATTGCACAAAAAAAGAATGTGATCTTAGGTTGTTCTGCGTGGAAAGACCGTTTTAATTTGGAAGATGCAATATTTGCAGGTGCTGTGATCCATCGTGTACAGGAACATTTTACGATTCATTGTGATAGTAGTCTAATGGCTTCCGATATGTACGGTCTCCACCAGCACGATATGCAACAATTCATTCGCAGAACCACTCACTGGCACAGACTCGCTTCTTACGGATTGGAAAAAGATCTGGAATACTGCGTAACTCCCGATGTCGCCAATGTTCTGCCGATCTACCGGAATGGGGATTTGGTTTGCGGTTAG
- a CDS encoding DEAD/DEAH box helicase, whose protein sequence is MALPYLVKHIYNSGTEEVIRRGKKIHALGNVELVEYDELMANIVFRVKDDGYATFYKVHINQFKDPKTLSLRCSCPYNLSEVCRHKAGALFHLQDLLDRNQLGEKETSYDQKHTVVKMKQLDLKLIKMLSSQESFEKAENYLRSNRSNILEAKDERVLADLEYEGESFRILLQKNEERNFDTSCTCSSDQEHPLCVHKDIVLLQLLHNYGPGYFDSIRNWDKEKNKLLALYGYSLNDDLKGKFEFTYTDGKPFLRVLDASIKRVSLNPNTDLKPKREEEQPPATTTIVQEPEEQEKECLKLGLVLTFNEQQYPYVQFEGVQGEVDEQRTQYTGKVTKLDLNRFINTEVFDEEDKGLLQQLRKLMPSEVSRYLDRNSPFSGIWENIIQQHDDELPEETRHLINEYLHPKVKKLFSELSSSHFVFSLPEKKPFTTANLVKAEFVTDFISPEFEVTYQKGKYEIDCRVKLPLADLNISENESSSALLFQYHQQFFTWKRTEDILILEKFLPSGKMIIPAEDWSAQLQQFILPLSKEYNVHFGNVQKEEVKDVKPEVKVLLKEKGEYLLFQPIFNYRGYDVRSSDKEKIIMPVADKLLVIQRNLEAEKEFIQKIESLHSHFIRPAEGDVLALKGAEVLRNNWFFLFVDAVKEMNIPVYGFEALKNFRFNTAKPSTKIYISSNTDWFDAKIEINFGDQKVTVDEVKKALSNKQQFVQLGDGTLGILPEEWIKKYSLLFRVGEGKSGSMKLSKYHFSVVEELYMQRDEEELFFQLEEKYDRLKENHSIKEIPAPAHLRSILRPYQESGFQWLNYLREVQWGGILADDMGLGKTIQALSFLHHLKEENGSLKALVVCPTTLMFNWQNEIGKFTPTIKFYVHHGAQRTRDSLAATDADVIITTYGTLRSDIKQFVEVAFDYVVLDESQAIKNPSSKVTKAASLIKAKNRLCLSGTPLQNNTFDIYAQMNFLNPGMLGSVEFFKQEFSIPIDKFGEKEQKEHLRKLLFPFILRRTKEQVAKDLPEKQEMVLFCEMGDEQRRIYDAFRNDYRDKILGVVDNQGIQKSQLTILQGLMKLRQICDSPAIIKDEEKFPNVSVKLEELGREITENIGNHKALIFSQFLGMLALIKEKMKELGVDYEYFDGSSTVNERERAIQRFQNDDACRVFLISLKAGGVGLNLTAADYVYIVDPWWNPAVEQQAIDRTHRIGQTKNIFAYRMICTDTVEDKILKLQDRKRSLARELITDDEGFVKNLTREDVEYLFS, encoded by the coding sequence ATGGCACTTCCGTATCTGGTTAAACATATCTATAACAGCGGCACAGAAGAAGTGATCCGCCGAGGTAAGAAAATCCATGCGCTGGGAAATGTGGAGCTGGTAGAATATGATGAACTCATGGCCAATATTGTTTTCCGTGTGAAAGATGATGGCTATGCAACTTTTTACAAAGTACATATCAATCAATTCAAAGATCCCAAGACGCTTTCACTGCGTTGTAGCTGCCCTTATAATCTTTCTGAAGTTTGCAGACATAAAGCCGGCGCACTATTTCACTTACAAGATCTTTTAGATCGTAACCAACTGGGTGAAAAAGAAACCAGCTACGATCAAAAGCATACAGTAGTAAAAATGAAGCAACTCGATCTTAAACTGATCAAGATGCTTTCTTCGCAAGAAAGTTTTGAAAAAGCTGAAAACTATCTAAGAAGCAATCGTTCCAATATTCTGGAAGCAAAAGATGAGCGAGTACTTGCTGATCTTGAATATGAAGGGGAATCATTTCGCATCCTTCTTCAAAAGAATGAAGAGCGAAACTTTGATACCAGCTGTACTTGCTCTTCCGATCAAGAACATCCGCTATGTGTACATAAAGACATAGTTCTTTTACAGTTATTACATAATTATGGTCCGGGTTATTTTGATTCTATTCGTAACTGGGATAAAGAGAAAAATAAATTGCTTGCCCTGTATGGTTATTCATTGAATGATGACCTGAAAGGGAAATTTGAATTCACTTATACTGATGGTAAGCCTTTCTTAAGAGTACTGGATGCCAGTATCAAAAGGGTTTCACTGAATCCCAATACAGATTTGAAGCCTAAGAGAGAAGAAGAGCAACCCCCGGCAACAACCACAATTGTTCAGGAACCTGAAGAGCAAGAAAAAGAGTGTCTGAAGCTTGGTCTGGTACTTACTTTCAATGAACAGCAATATCCGTATGTTCAATTTGAAGGGGTTCAGGGAGAAGTGGATGAACAAAGAACACAATACACAGGTAAGGTCACTAAGCTTGATCTCAACCGATTTATCAATACAGAAGTATTTGATGAAGAGGATAAAGGATTATTACAGCAACTGCGTAAACTGATGCCTTCAGAAGTAAGTCGCTACCTCGATCGTAATTCTCCTTTTAGTGGTATCTGGGAAAATATCATCCAACAACATGATGATGAACTTCCGGAAGAAACCCGTCATTTGATCAATGAATACCTCCACCCTAAAGTAAAAAAATTATTCTCCGAGCTCAGTAGTAGTCATTTTGTTTTCAGTTTGCCTGAAAAGAAACCCTTCACTACAGCTAATCTTGTAAAGGCAGAATTCGTCACTGATTTTATCAGTCCTGAATTTGAAGTGACCTATCAAAAAGGAAAATATGAGATAGACTGTCGGGTGAAACTTCCCCTGGCAGATTTGAATATCTCAGAAAATGAAAGCAGTTCAGCGCTTTTGTTTCAATACCATCAACAGTTTTTTACCTGGAAACGAACGGAAGATATTTTGATACTGGAGAAGTTTCTGCCTTCAGGCAAAATGATCATTCCTGCTGAAGACTGGTCAGCTCAGCTTCAACAATTTATACTGCCGCTTTCCAAAGAATACAATGTTCATTTTGGGAATGTGCAGAAAGAAGAAGTGAAGGATGTAAAGCCTGAAGTAAAAGTATTATTGAAGGAGAAAGGAGAATACCTGTTATTCCAGCCAATATTCAATTATCGTGGTTATGATGTGCGCAGTTCTGATAAAGAAAAGATCATCATGCCGGTGGCAGATAAACTATTGGTGATCCAAAGAAATCTTGAAGCCGAAAAAGAATTCATTCAAAAAATAGAGTCTTTACACTCTCATTTTATCAGACCTGCAGAGGGCGATGTATTAGCATTGAAAGGTGCAGAGGTATTACGCAATAATTGGTTTTTCCTCTTTGTAGATGCAGTAAAGGAAATGAATATTCCTGTGTATGGATTTGAAGCTTTGAAAAATTTCAGATTCAATACTGCAAAACCTTCTACCAAGATCTATATCAGTAGTAATACTGACTGGTTTGATGCCAAGATCGAAATCAATTTCGGAGATCAGAAAGTAACAGTAGATGAAGTAAAGAAAGCATTGAGTAATAAGCAGCAATTTGTACAATTGGGTGATGGTACTTTGGGTATTTTACCGGAAGAGTGGATCAAGAAATATTCATTGCTGTTTAGGGTTGGAGAAGGTAAGTCAGGTTCGATGAAGCTCAGTAAATACCATTTTAGTGTGGTAGAAGAGTTGTACATGCAGCGTGATGAAGAAGAATTGTTTTTTCAGTTAGAAGAAAAGTATGACAGGCTCAAAGAAAATCACTCGATCAAAGAAATTCCTGCACCAGCACATCTTCGTTCCATATTACGTCCTTATCAGGAAAGCGGGTTTCAATGGTTGAACTACTTGCGAGAAGTACAATGGGGTGGTATACTGGCTGATGATATGGGTTTGGGTAAAACCATTCAAGCACTGAGTTTCCTGCATCATCTCAAAGAAGAAAACGGATCCCTGAAGGCATTGGTGGTTTGTCCGACAACATTGATGTTCAACTGGCAGAATGAGATCGGCAAGTTTACGCCTACAATCAAATTCTATGTACATCATGGCGCACAAAGAACACGCGATAGTCTAGCCGCCACCGATGCGGATGTGATCATCACAACCTATGGTACCTTACGCAGTGATATCAAACAATTTGTTGAAGTAGCATTTGATTATGTAGTGTTGGATGAAAGTCAGGCCATTAAAAATCCATCCAGTAAAGTAACCAAGGCGGCTAGTCTCATAAAAGCAAAAAACAGACTTTGTTTAAGTGGTACACCGCTTCAGAATAATACGTTCGATATCTATGCACAAATGAATTTCCTGAATCCGGGAATGCTGGGAAGTGTTGAGTTTTTTAAACAGGAATTTTCGATCCCGATTGATAAGTTCGGTGAAAAGGAGCAGAAGGAACACTTGCGCAAACTCTTATTCCCATTCATTCTCAGAAGAACAAAAGAACAAGTGGCCAAAGATCTTCCCGAAAAACAAGAGATGGTATTGTTCTGCGAAATGGGTGATGAGCAGCGTCGGATCTATGATGCTTTCAGGAATGATTATCGTGATAAGATTTTGGGAGTAGTAGACAATCAGGGTATCCAGAAATCACAGCTTACCATTTTACAGGGCTTAATGAAGCTCAGACAGATCTGTGATAGTCCGGCGATCATCAAAGACGAAGAGAAATTCCCGAATGTATCTGTAAAACTGGAAGAATTAGGGCGTGAGATCACCGAAAATATCGGTAATCACAAAGCATTGATCTTCTCACAATTCCTTGGTATGCTGGCGTTGATCAAAGAAAAGATGAAGGAATTAGGGGTCGATTATGAATATTTTGATGGCAGTAGTACGGTCAATGAACGCGAGAGAGCCATTCAGCGTTTTCAGAATGATGATGCTTGTCGGGTATTCCTTATCTCACTGAAAGCGGGAGGTGTTGGTTTGAATTTAACAGCAGCTGATTATGTATACATTGTAGATCCATGGTGGAATCCGGCGGTTGAACAACAAGCGATCGACAGAACGCATCGCATCGGCCAAACCAAAAATATCTTTGCTTACAGAATGATCTGTACTGATACAGTGGAAGACAAGATACTCAAACTACAGGACCGCAAACGAAGTTTAGCCCGTGAATTGATCACTGATGATGAAGGTTTTGTGAAGAACCTGACCCGTGAAGATGTGGAGTACCTGTTTAGCTAA
- the ssb gene encoding single-stranded DNA-binding protein: MNMIKNKVQLIGHLGQTPEIKKIEGGKKLASMSLATKENYKDANGEKITDTQWHQVVAWGKMADFAEKYLVKGIQVAVDGKLVNRQYVDKTGVKRSVTEIHVHELLIITPKK, encoded by the coding sequence ATGAATATGATCAAAAACAAGGTTCAGCTGATCGGACATTTAGGTCAGACACCTGAAATAAAAAAAATAGAAGGTGGGAAAAAATTAGCCAGTATGAGTTTGGCCACAAAGGAAAATTATAAAGATGCCAATGGTGAGAAAATAACCGATACCCAATGGCATCAGGTGGTAGCATGGGGCAAGATGGCAGACTTTGCCGAAAAATACCTCGTTAAAGGAATTCAAGTGGCGGTAGACGGAAAACTTGTTAATCGACAGTATGTTGATAAAACAGGTGTAAAACGATCCGTCACAGAAATACATGTGCATGAGCTCTTGATAATTACACCCAAAAAGTAG